The window ATGGCTCCCCGTAAAAAAGTGTTTTATCGTAGAAAGGTCTGTAGATTCTGTGCGGATAAAGAACTGACCATTGATTATAAAGATGTAAAAGTTCTGAAAAGTTTTGTCACGGAGCGTGGTAAAATTATTCCTAAAAGGATTTACGGTACTTGTGCTGCTCATCAGCGCCAGTTAACTGAGGCTATCAAGCGAGCACGTCATCTTGCCTTGATCCCTTATTCCGGCTCTGTCCAGTATTAGATTACGGATTGAGTAATTTTTGATTTTGTCCAACTGCTGCGGCAGAAGAAGAGCGGAGCAAGTGCGGTATTACGCAGTTGTGAGATAACAATGAACAGTACGTCGTGATGGAACGACCTGGAAATATCTCACAGAAGAAAGGGACGTTTTTGACTTTTCGTTCGCTGCTGATTGCACTGCTCTTTTTTTTACCGATAGCACTCCCAGGCTTGTTTGGTTGGTTGAACGGTCTGCTTGCAGTACCGATTTTTTTGCTCTTACAGACAGCTGCCCATGAGCGAAGGGCCGGTGAGCAGATGAGGAACGGCTTGCTGATGGCAGGTCTTGCTTCTTTGGTCTTGGGGCGCATTGCAATGTTTCTTTTTACATTGACAATGCTTCCCCTTGGATACAGTCTGCATTTGAGTTCTAACCGCCGTCAAAGTCCTGCAGAAACCGGTATGAACGGCATTATAACACTGGGATGTACCTGGTTGTTATTCTGGGCCGTGTACGGCACGATTGCTGGAATAAATCCCTATCTTGCTTTGCTCGGTAATATGGATGCCTTTATGGAGCAAGTCGTCACGGTTTATCGGACTAATGCTGATCTGCCCGCAGAGGTTCTTTATAATCTGGAGCTGATTATAGCAGGAATACGAGAGCTGTTACCAAAGATTTTGCCAGGGCTCCTTGCTGGTATGGTTTTAGCGACCGTGAGCATGAATATGGTTTTTTCCAATGCCCTGCTCAGGCGGCTGGCACCGGAAAAGGCCACGTGGCCGCCATATGGTGAGTGGCGTTTACCTGATAAGGTCGTGTGGCTCCTTATTTTTGCTTCTGCCCTGTTGCTGGTCGGCAAGGGAGGAGTAAATAATATTGGGCTGAGCTTGGTCTTTATTTCCGGGGTGCTGTATTTTTTTCAGGGCATAGCCGTTGTTATTCATGTCCTGAATCGCTGGAACATTCCGCGCGCATTTCGTTTCCTTTTATATGTGTTTCTGGTTTTTCAACGCTATGGAATGCTTCTTGTCGCTTTTGTTGGGGTGGCTGATACCTGGGCGGACTTTCGCAAGTTGGACCATGAAGATAAAACTGAATGATTAACAATCCTGTACTTGAGTGAGGATATTATATAATGGAAGTTATACTGAAAAAAACCATTGATACCCTGGGACGCGAAGGGGAAGTTGTCAATGTAAAGCCTGGTTATGCACGTAACTATCTTATTCCGCAAAATTTGGCTTCTACAGTGAACAAGGCCAGCTTGGCTCGTTTACAGAGAGAGCAGGAAGCTATTGAGAAGCGTCATGCGGAAGAGAAAAAGAACGCGGAAAAACTTGCTGCACAGCTTGAGAATATGACCGTTATTATCACCCGTAAAGTCGGGCGTGAAGGCCGCTTGTTCGGTTCTGTTACCACTGGTGATATTGCTGCACAGCTGGCAGAGCAGGGTGTTGATCTGGATAAACGGGCAATTATGCTGGCTGATGCCATCAAGGCCACTGGTGAGACCAAGATTACAGTGAAAGTGGGCTATCAGATGACCACCGAGATCACCGTTCAGGTCGCGCCGGAAGCGGAGGCTGAAGTAGCTTGATTGTTCTTCAGACTGCTGTGTGTTAAGCGGCGTGTTGCCTTGGTGGTGGCACGCCGTTTGTTGTTTATTGTGTTATTTTGTTGTACATTCGCCTGCGGTTAATTTGTAGGCATTATTCTCTCCAAGGGCGCTTACCGTGTCTGATAATCCAGCCTTTTTCGAGAGCGAACGCTCGTCAACCACCCCTTCTTCCTCTAAAATGATTCCGCCCCAGAATTTGGAAGCGGAACAGGCTTTGCTTGGTACTATCCTGATCCAGGATAAGTCCCTGTTAAAAATTGTAGAAATCCTTTCGCCTGACGATTTTTATCGAGATGCCCATAAGGTCATTTTTGAGGCGATGCTGGGGCTGTTTGAACGGACAGAGCCTCATGATATAGTCACGGTGATGAGTCTACTCCGTGATCAAAATCGTTTGGAGCAGGCTGGCGGTGCGTCGTATCTGTCATCTCTTACTGATGTTATTCCCTTTACAGGGATGCTTGTTCATCATGCCAGAATTATAAGGGAAAAATCTATTCTGCGACGGCTTATCGCGACGAGTAGTGACGTGGCTGCCCGTTGCTATGACGCTCAGGGTGATCTTGAGGCCCTTGTAGATAAGGCCGAACAGACAATTTTTGAAATAGCTCAGGCCAAGAAAAAACAGGGCTTTGAGCCTATGTCCCGAATCGTTCCTAAGGCCTTTGATAGAGTAACAAAGCTTGCTGAGCGGAAGGAACATATTACAGGTATCTCGACCGGTTATGATGAGCTGGATCGGATGACAGCCGGTTTGCAACCCTCTGATTTGATTATCCTCGCTGGTCGTCCTTCTATGGGAAAGACCGCCTTGGCGATGAATATGGTTCAGCACGCCGCCCTGATCAATAAGGTGCCGGTGGCAGTATTTAGTCTGGAAATGTCTATGGAACAGCTTGCCCTGCGTATGCTCTGTTCCGTAGGCCGGATTGACTCTCAGCGCATTCGTACCGGACACCTCCAGGAGCATGATTGGCCTAAGCTGACCCGGGCGACAGGTATGCTTGCTGATTCACCGGTGTATATTGATGATACTGCCGGTATGACCGTTCTGGAGATGCGCGCCAAGGCCAGACGGCTGAAATCTGAACATGATCTCGGGCTAGTTGTGGTGGATTACTTGCAGCTTATGCAGGGAAATTCCAGGATAGAAAATAGGACCCAGGAGATCAGTGATATCTCCCGTTCGCTTAAAGCCATGGCCAAGGAACTGGATGTCCCGGTTATTGCGCTTTCCCAGCTGAACCGAAGTCTGGAATCCCGTACAGATAAACGCCCCCAACTTTCTGATCTTCGCGAATCTGGTGCAATCGAACAAGATGCTGATGTTATTATGTTTATTTACAGAGATGAGGTTTATAATAAGGCGGAGGATAATCCTAACCGGGGCATTGCCGAATTGATTGTAGGGAAGCAGCGTAACGGTCCCATTGGTACAGTACGGCTCACTTTTCTTGGTCATATTACCACCTTTGAAAATTATACCCAGCAGGAACCGCCGGTGGGCTATGAGTAGGTGGTTGGAAACTTTGATTGACAATATTCTTCAGACAGGTAATCTGTTTTTTTTACAAAATACGTGATTGATTTTTCCAGGATTTTAGACAGAAACATTTTCATCTCGACGGGCTTTAAAGGGGGGCTCGTCGTATTTTTATATAAAGAAGAGATACATATGAGTATGACAGCGCAGGAGAACCAAAAATACGATTTTAAGGCCATCGAGGCAAAATGGCAGCAATATTGGCAGGAAAAAAAATCGTACAAGGTGAGTGAAGACCCGGACCGGGAGAAGTACTACCTGCTGGAGATGTTTCCCTATCCCTCCGGTCGTATTCATATGGGCCATGTCCGTAATTACTCCATCGGCGATGTG is drawn from Candidatus Electrothrix aestuarii and contains these coding sequences:
- the rplI gene encoding 50S ribosomal protein L9; this translates as MEVILKKTIDTLGREGEVVNVKPGYARNYLIPQNLASTVNKASLARLQREQEAIEKRHAEEKKNAEKLAAQLENMTVIITRKVGREGRLFGSVTTGDIAAQLAEQGVDLDKRAIMLADAIKATGETKITVKVGYQMTTEITVQVAPEAEAEVA
- the rpsR gene encoding 30S ribosomal protein S18, whose protein sequence is MAPRKKVFYRRKVCRFCADKELTIDYKDVKVLKSFVTERGKIIPKRIYGTCAAHQRQLTEAIKRARHLALIPYSGSVQY
- the dnaB gene encoding replicative DNA helicase translates to MIPPQNLEAEQALLGTILIQDKSLLKIVEILSPDDFYRDAHKVIFEAMLGLFERTEPHDIVTVMSLLRDQNRLEQAGGASYLSSLTDVIPFTGMLVHHARIIREKSILRRLIATSSDVAARCYDAQGDLEALVDKAEQTIFEIAQAKKKQGFEPMSRIVPKAFDRVTKLAERKEHITGISTGYDELDRMTAGLQPSDLIILAGRPSMGKTALAMNMVQHAALINKVPVAVFSLEMSMEQLALRMLCSVGRIDSQRIRTGHLQEHDWPKLTRATGMLADSPVYIDDTAGMTVLEMRAKARRLKSEHDLGLVVVDYLQLMQGNSRIENRTQEISDISRSLKAMAKELDVPVIALSQLNRSLESRTDKRPQLSDLRESGAIEQDADVIMFIYRDEVYNKAEDNPNRGIAELIVGKQRNGPIGTVRLTFLGHITTFENYTQQEPPVGYE
- a CDS encoding DUF2232 domain-containing protein, which produces MERPGNISQKKGTFLTFRSLLIALLFFLPIALPGLFGWLNGLLAVPIFLLLQTAAHERRAGEQMRNGLLMAGLASLVLGRIAMFLFTLTMLPLGYSLHLSSNRRQSPAETGMNGIITLGCTWLLFWAVYGTIAGINPYLALLGNMDAFMEQVVTVYRTNADLPAEVLYNLELIIAGIRELLPKILPGLLAGMVLATVSMNMVFSNALLRRLAPEKATWPPYGEWRLPDKVVWLLIFASALLLVGKGGVNNIGLSLVFISGVLYFFQGIAVVIHVLNRWNIPRAFRFLLYVFLVFQRYGMLLVAFVGVADTWADFRKLDHEDKTE